The Saprospiraceae bacterium genome includes a window with the following:
- a CDS encoding SHOCT domain-containing protein → MINFKNLYNWYQKYEKTILLLYLIWCVLSVYLVISDFSLHSIGLIYKFKSNNNTLNSFYLIAPPGLFILILKFILPWKKLEFIINHFDRNLDFNEIKAKLVEILLSKNVPKILFIWTIVNIFIYFKMANNGISAELKQDYFVSIYSPSCCPDDCTDNYGLPNVCQFKTLLQYYDLNELIFYVLIFWLIYLLSLYVFKGNYAENSLKLKLIKLNDLFESNLISEEEYNIEKQKILSQL, encoded by the coding sequence ATGATAAATTTTAAAAACTTATATAATTGGTATCAGAAATATGAAAAAACCATCTTACTCCTGTATTTAATCTGGTGTGTACTTTCTGTTTATTTGGTTATTTCAGATTTTAGTTTACACTCTATTGGTTTAATTTATAAATTTAAAAGTAATAACAATACTCTTAATAGTTTTTATTTGATAGCTCCTCCAGGATTATTTATATTAATCCTAAAATTTATTTTACCTTGGAAAAAACTAGAATTTATTATTAATCATTTTGATAGGAATTTAGATTTTAATGAAATAAAAGCTAAATTGGTTGAAATTTTACTATCAAAAAATGTTCCTAAGATATTATTTATTTGGACAATAGTTAATATTTTTATTTATTTTAAAATGGCAAATAATGGTATTAGTGCCGAATTAAAGCAAGATTACTTTGTTTCAATATATAGTCCATCATGCTGTCCGGATGATTGTACTGATAATTATGGGTTACCAAATGTATGTCAGTTCAAAACTTTATTACAGTATTATGATCTTAATGAGCTGATATTTTATGTATTAATTTTTTGGCTTATATATTTATTAAGTTTATATGTATTTAAGGGAAATTATGCTGAAAATTCACTTAAGTTGAAATTAATAAAATTAAATGATCTGTTTGAAAGTAATTTAATTTCTGAAGAAGAATATAATATTGAAAAACAAAAAATTTTATCCCAACTATAA